GCTCGGCTCGACGCCCTCGAAGGCCGAGGTGCGTGCGGAGGCCGCGGCCCGGGGGATCCAGGTGGCGCAGAAGCCCGACAGCCACGACATCTGCTTCATCCCCGATGGGGACACGCGCGGCTGGCTCGCCGACCGCGTGGGCGCGGCGCCGGGCGAGATCCTCGACGGGGCGGGCGCCGTCATCGGCACGCACCAGGGCGCCGCGGCCTTCACGGTCGGCCAGCGCAAGGGCCTCGCGATCGGCACGCCCGCCGCCGACGGCCGGCCGCGTTTCGTGCTCGAGATCCGGCCGAAGGACAACACGGTCGTGGTCGGGCCGCAGGAGGCGCTCGCGATCCGCGAGATCGCCGGATCCTCCTTCACCTGGGCCGGCACCCCGCCCACGCGGCCGGACCAGCCGTTCGACTGCGACGTGCAGATCCGCGCCCACGCCGACCCCGTGCCCGCGCGGGCGGCGGTGTCGGAGGTCGACGGCATCATGGAGCTCGTGATCACCCCGCGAGAGCACCTCATCGGCGTCGCCCCCGGGCAGACCGCCGTCGTCTACGCCGGCACGCGCGTGCTCGGGCAGGTCACCATCGACCGCACCGTGAGCGCCGTCGCCGACGCGCGGCCGCCGATGCGCGCCGAGCTCGTCGGCGCGGCCGCGGGGAAGTGACGCGCGCATGAGCGACACCGCCACCGCCTCGCCCGCCGACGACGCCGTCCCCGACACCACGCCCCCCGAGGTCGCGGCCGCGTCCGCGCGCGTCGACGAGCTGCGCGCCGAGATCGAGCGCCACCGCGACGAGTACTACGAGGGCAACGCGAGCACCGTCA
This is a stretch of genomic DNA from Clavibacter zhangzhiyongii. It encodes these proteins:
- the mnmA gene encoding tRNA 2-thiouridine(34) synthase MnmA; this translates as MKILAAMSGGVDSAVAAARAVEAGHDVTGVHLALSRMPGTLRTGSRGCCTIEDSMDARRAADLLGIPFYVWDFSERFAADVVDDFVAEYQAGRTPNPCMRCNERIKFAALLEKALDLGFDAVCTGHYADVLTGPDGQPELHRAAAWAKDQSYVLGVLTAEQIAHSYFPLGSTPSKAEVRAEAAARGIQVAQKPDSHDICFIPDGDTRGWLADRVGAAPGEILDGAGAVIGTHQGAAAFTVGQRKGLAIGTPAADGRPRFVLEIRPKDNTVVVGPQEALAIREIAGSSFTWAGTPPTRPDQPFDCDVQIRAHADPVPARAAVSEVDGIMELVITPREHLIGVAPGQTAVVYAGTRVLGQVTIDRTVSAVADARPPMRAELVGAAAGK